DNA sequence from the Burkholderia pyrrocinia genome:
CCGCATGCGGCAACGGCACGCATCGGCATCCGCGAAATTCCTTCTTGACTCTTGCCGTTCAGCAGATATTCTCCAATCCATAACCAACGGGTTATGAATTTGGACATGCAGAACGCTCACGACATGCTTTTCAGGACGCTTGCCGATCCGACGCGCCGCGCGCTTTTCGAGCGGCTGTGCGAGGAGGGCGAGCTCACGGTTGCCGCGCTGACCGCCCATGCGGGCGTCTCGCAGCCGGCCGTGTCGAAGCATCTCGGCGTACTGAAGCAGGCCGGGCTCGTGAATGACCGTCACGAAGGCCGGCAGACGCACTACAGCGCACAGCCGCAAGCGCTGGCCCCGCTGATCGACTGGACGAGCCAGATGGCAGGCTTCTGGCAGAACCGGTTCGACGCCCTCGAAGATCTGCTCAAGAGGATGGATCAATGAACCAAGCCACTACCGAAACGCGCTCCGTCGTCGTCGAACGGGAGCTGCCCCATCCGCCGGAGAAGATCTGGCGCGCGCTCACGCAACCGCACCTGATCGAGGCGTGGCTGATGAAGAGCGACTTCGAGCCCGTCGCGGGCCGCGCCTTCAGCTTCCGCGCGGACTGGGGCTCGGTCGACTGCACGGTCCTGACGATCGAGCCGCCGCGCGCGCTGTCCTACACATGGGCCGCGTACGGTCTCGAAAGCGTCGTCACGTGGACGCTCACGCCGACGCCGGCCGGCACGCACCTGCGCATGGAGCAGGTCGGCTTCCGCGCGGATCAGGAGCAGGCATACCGCGGCGCGCAGCACGGCTGGGTACGGTTCTTCGAGTCGCTCGAACAGGTGCTGGCCCGCCCCGACGAACGCACGGAGGCCCGCGCATGAGTGCAACGGACCTGCAACCGTCGGAGCGCATCGACGCGCTGATCGCCGGCATCGCCGACTGGCGCGGTCCGCTCTTCGCGGACCTCCGCCAGACGATCCTCGCGGCCGATGACGGCATCGTCGAGGAATGGAAATGGATGGGCAGCCCCGTGTGGTCGCGCGACGGGATGATCGCGGTCGCGAATGCGCACAAGGGCAAGGTGAAGCTGACGTTCATGCACGGCGCGCATCTGCCCGATCCCGGCGGGCTGTTCAATGACGGCCTCGAAGGCAATGCGCGGCGCGCGATCGATTTCTTCGAAGGCGACCGGATCGACAAGCGGGCGCTGAAGACCCTCGTGCGCGCGGCGATCGAATACAACCGCACCCATCTGAAGAAGAACGCGCGAGGCGCGGGCGCGGGCGCGAAGGCGCGCGGCGACAAGGCGGCGTGACGCGTCGGACGAACGGCCGCATCGCGTAACGCGCGCAGGCAAAAAAAAGCCCGACACGAGGTCGGGCATCCAAATCGGCCGCAACCGCCCGCGAGGCGGCTGCGGCACCTGCAAAAGCAGGGTGCTTACGCTGCGAGCAGCGAGCGCAGCACGAACGGCAGGATACCGCCGTGCTTGTAGTAGTCGACTTCGATCGGCGTATCGATGCGCAGCAGCACCTGCACGCGCTGCGTTTCGCCGTTCTTGCGGTTGATCACGAGCGTGACGTCCTGCTGCGGCTTGAAGTCGTCGCCGAGGCCTTCGATGTCGTACGTCTCGTCGCCGGTGATGCCGAGCGACTGGACGCTGTCCGAGCCCTTGAACTGCAGCGGCAGCACGCCCATGCCGACCAGGTTCGAGCGGTGGATGCGCTCGAAGCTGCGTGCGATCACGGCCTTCACGCCGAGCAGTTGCGTGCCCTTCGCGGCCCAGTCGCGCGACGAGCCCGTGCCGTACTCTTCGCCTGCGAACACGACGGTCGGCGTGTCGGCGGCGATGTACTGCATCGCTGCATCATAGATCGACTGCTGTTCGCCGCTCGGCTGGTGGATCGTCAGGCCGCCTTCGACGCGCGTGCCGTCCGCCTTCGCCGGGATCATCAGGTTCTTGATCCGGACGTTCGCGAACGTGCCGCGCATCATCACGTCGTGGTTGCCGCGGCGCGAGCCATAGCTGTTGAAGTCGGCCTTCTGCACGCCGTTTTCCTTCAGCCACTTGCCTGCCGGCGAATCTTCCTTGATCGAGCCTGCCGGGCTGATGTGGTCGGTCGTGACCGAGTCGCCGAAGATGCCCAGTGCGCGCGCGCCCTTGACCGACGGGATCGAAGCGGCCGGTTCCATCGAGAAGTCGTTGCCGAAGAACGGCGGCTCCGCGATGTACGTCGACTTCGGCCAGTCGTAGACCTGGCCCGATTCGCCCTCGATCTTGCTCCAGAGGTCGCCCTTCTTGGTCAGCTTCGAGTAGTTGTCCTCGAACTTCTTCGGATCGAGCGCGAACTTGAGCAGCGCGTGGATTTCATCGCTCGTCGGCCAGATGTCGCCGAGGTAGATGTCGCGGCCGCCCTTGCCCTTGCCGACCGGCTCGGTCATCAGGTCGCGCGTGATGTTGCCGGCGATCGCGTACGCGACGACGAGCGGCGGCGATGCGAGGAAGTTCGCGCGGATGTTCGGGTGGATACGCGCTTCGAAGTTACGGTTGCCCGACAGCACGGCTGCCGCGACGAGGTCGTTCTTCGTGATCGCTTCGTTCAGTTCCGGCGTCAGGTCGCCCGCGTTGCCGATACAGGTCGTGCAGCCGTAGGCCGCGACTTCGAAGCCGAGCTTCGACAGGTAGGGCAGCAGGCCCGTTTTCGTCAGGTACTCGGTGACGATGCGCGATCCCGGCGCGAGCGACGTCTTGATGTGCGGTGCGACGGTCAGGCCGGCTTCGACGGCCTTCTTCGCGAGCAGGCCGGCAGCCAGCAGCACGCTCGGGTTCGACGTGTTCGTGCACGACGTGATCGCGGCGATCAGCACGTCGCCGTTCTTCACGTCGACGCCGTTGCTCGTCGTGTACTGCGTGTTCAGGTCGTCCGCCTTCTTCGCGAAGCCGTTCTCCGCGACCGGCTTCGAGAACAGGTCGGTGAACGTCGACTTGACGTTGCCGATCTCGATGCGGTCCTGCGGGCGCTTCGGGCCGGCCAGCGACGGTGCGACCGTTGCCAGGTCCAGCGTGACCGTCTTCGTGTAGTCGATGTCGCCGGCCTTCGGAATGCCGAACAGCTTCTGCGCCTTGAAGTAGTTTTCGAACGCGGCGATTTCCGCCTTCGTGCGGCCCGTGCCTTCGAAGTAGTCGATCGTCTTTTCGTCGACCGGGAAGAAGCCCATCGTCGCGCCGTATTCCGGCGCCATGTTGCCGATCGTTGCGCGGTCCGGCAGCGACAGCGACTTCGTGCCTTCGCCGAAGAATTCGACGAACTTGCCGACGACCTTTTCCTTGCGCAGCATTTCGGTGATCGTCAGTACCAGGTCGGTAGCCGTCACGCCTTCGCGCAGCTTGCCCTTCAGCTCGACGCCGACGACGTCCGGCGTCAGGAAGTACACCGGCTGGCCGAGCATGCCGGCTTCGGCTTCGATGCCGCCCACGCCCCAGCCGACCACGCCGATGCCGTTGATCATCGTCGTGTGGCTGTCCGTGCCGACGAGGGTGTCCGGGTAGTACACGGTGTCGCCGCCGTCCGCCTTCTTGTGGACGCCGCGCGCGAGATATTCGAGGTTCACCTGGTGGACGATGCCGACGCCCGGCGGCACGACCTTGAACGTGTCGAAGGCCTGCATGCCCCACTTCATGAACTGGTAGCGCTCGTTGTTGCGCTGGAATTCCAGTTTCATGTTCAGGTCGAGCGCGTCCTTCTGGCGGAAGTAGTCGATCTGGACCGAGTGGTCGACGACGAGATCGACCGGGACCAGCGGCTCGATCTTCTTCGGATTCTTGCCCGTGCGCTCGGCGACGCCGCGCATGGCCGCGATGTCGGCGAGCAGCGGCACGCCCGTGAAGTCCTGCAGCACGACGCGCGACACCACGAACGGAATCTCGTCGACGCGCTTCGCGGTCGGCTTCCAGTTCGCGAGCTGCTCGATGTGCTCTTCGGTGATCTTCTTGCCGTCGTAGTTGCGCAGCACGGACTCGAGCACGATACGGATCGACACCGGCAGGCGCTCGATCTTCGTCTTCAGCTCCTTGCCGAGTTGCGGCAGCGAGTAGAACTTGCCTTTGCCGGAACCGCTGTCGAATTCCTTGAGGGTCTTGTGGAGATTGTGGGCCATGGTGATTTTCCTGGGTTTAAGGCTAGGAAACAACGTGTCCTGTAGATGACGGCTATATCACATACAAGTCGACGTACTCATCGACCGGCATCGCTTCGAGCTTTGCCTGGTCCAGCGACACGTCGAGAATCGCTTGTTGCTGCTTTGCCGGGAAGCGGCGGGCGAGGTTGGTCCGGAACTTCTCGACCAGCAGCGGGATGCCGTCCGCGCGGCGTCGCTTGTGGCCGAGCGGGTATTCGACCGCCACTTCGGCAAGTTTCGATCCGTCCGTGAACTCGATCGTCAGTGCATTCGCGATCGATCGCTTGTCCGGATCGTGGTAATCCTTCGTGAACTGCGGATCCTCGACGCACACGGTTTTCGCGCGCAGCGCGTCGATGCGCGGGTCCGCTGCGGCCGCATCTTCATAATCGGCCGCGGTCAGCCGGCCGAACAGCAGCGGCACGGCGACCATGTACTGGATGCAGTGGTCGCGGTCGGCCGGATTGGCGAGCGGGCCCTGCTTGTCGATGATGCGGATCGCGGCCGCATGCGTGCGGATCGTGATCCGGCTGATGTCGTCGGTCGTGCGGCCCGCCGCGGCGAGCTGCGCGTGCAGCTGCAGCGCGGCCTCGGCGGCCGTCTGCGCGTGGAATTCGGCGGGGAACGCGATCTTGAACAGCACGTTTTCCATTACGTACGTGCCGTACGGGCGCTGGAAGCGGAACGGCTGCCCGTCGAACAACACGTCGTAGAAGCCCCAGGTTTTTGCGGTGAGCACCGACGGGTAGCCCATTTCGCCGGTTTTCGCGATCAGCGCGAGGCGCACCGCGCGGGACGTGGCATCGCCGGCCGCCCACGACTTGCGCGAGCCCGTGTTCGGTGCGTGGCGGTAGGTGCGCAGCGCGTGGCCGTCGACGAACGCGTTGGATACCGCGTTGATCAGCTCGTCGCGCGTGAGCCCGAGCAGCCGGCCGACGACGGCCGTCGACGCGACCTTCACGAGCAGCACGTGGTCGAGCCCGACCGCATTGAACGAATTCTCGAGTGCGAGGCAGCCCTGGATCTCGTGGGCCTGGATCATCGCGACCAGCACGTCGCGCATGAGCAGCGGCTTCCGGCCGGCCGCGACGGCCGTGCGGGAGAGCCAGTCGGCCGTCGCCAGGATTCCGCCGAGATTGTCGGACGGATGGCCCCATTCGGCGGCGAGCCAGGTGTCGTTGAAGTCCAGCCAGCGGATCATCGCGCCGATGTCGAACGCGGCCTGGACGGGATCGAGCTGGAAGGACGTGCCGGGCACCTTCGCGCCGTTCGGCACGATCGTGCCGGGCACGACGGGGCCGAGCAGCTTGGTGCAGGCAGGGTAGGACAGCGCCTCGAGTCCGCATCCGAGCGTGTCGATCAGGCAATGACGCGCCGTCTCCAGCGCGAGCGCG
Encoded proteins:
- a CDS encoding ArsR/SmtB family transcription factor, which translates into the protein MQNAHDMLFRTLADPTRRALFERLCEEGELTVAALTAHAGVSQPAVSKHLGVLKQAGLVNDRHEGRQTHYSAQPQALAPLIDWTSQMAGFWQNRFDALEDLLKRMDQ
- a CDS encoding SRPBCC family protein, whose product is MNQATTETRSVVVERELPHPPEKIWRALTQPHLIEAWLMKSDFEPVAGRAFSFRADWGSVDCTVLTIEPPRALSYTWAAYGLESVVTWTLTPTPAGTHLRMEQVGFRADQEQAYRGAQHGWVRFFESLEQVLARPDERTEARA
- a CDS encoding bifunctional 2-methylcitrate dehydratase/aconitate hydratase; translated protein: MSAPVSNVRPAPDTVLVDIVDYVLNTGIDSALALETARHCLIDTLGCGLEALSYPACTKLLGPVVPGTIVPNGAKVPGTSFQLDPVQAAFDIGAMIRWLDFNDTWLAAEWGHPSDNLGGILATADWLSRTAVAAGRKPLLMRDVLVAMIQAHEIQGCLALENSFNAVGLDHVLLVKVASTAVVGRLLGLTRDELINAVSNAFVDGHALRTYRHAPNTGSRKSWAAGDATSRAVRLALIAKTGEMGYPSVLTAKTWGFYDVLFDGQPFRFQRPYGTYVMENVLFKIAFPAEFHAQTAAEAALQLHAQLAAAGRTTDDISRITIRTHAAAIRIIDKQGPLANPADRDHCIQYMVAVPLLFGRLTAADYEDAAAADPRIDALRAKTVCVEDPQFTKDYHDPDKRSIANALTIEFTDGSKLAEVAVEYPLGHKRRRADGIPLLVEKFRTNLARRFPAKQQQAILDVSLDQAKLEAMPVDEYVDLYVI
- the acnA gene encoding aconitate hydratase AcnA; its protein translation is MAHNLHKTLKEFDSGSGKGKFYSLPQLGKELKTKIERLPVSIRIVLESVLRNYDGKKITEEHIEQLANWKPTAKRVDEIPFVVSRVVLQDFTGVPLLADIAAMRGVAERTGKNPKKIEPLVPVDLVVDHSVQIDYFRQKDALDLNMKLEFQRNNERYQFMKWGMQAFDTFKVVPPGVGIVHQVNLEYLARGVHKKADGGDTVYYPDTLVGTDSHTTMINGIGVVGWGVGGIEAEAGMLGQPVYFLTPDVVGVELKGKLREGVTATDLVLTITEMLRKEKVVGKFVEFFGEGTKSLSLPDRATIGNMAPEYGATMGFFPVDEKTIDYFEGTGRTKAEIAAFENYFKAQKLFGIPKAGDIDYTKTVTLDLATVAPSLAGPKRPQDRIEIGNVKSTFTDLFSKPVAENGFAKKADDLNTQYTTSNGVDVKNGDVLIAAITSCTNTSNPSVLLAAGLLAKKAVEAGLTVAPHIKTSLAPGSRIVTEYLTKTGLLPYLSKLGFEVAAYGCTTCIGNAGDLTPELNEAITKNDLVAAAVLSGNRNFEARIHPNIRANFLASPPLVVAYAIAGNITRDLMTEPVGKGKGGRDIYLGDIWPTSDEIHALLKFALDPKKFEDNYSKLTKKGDLWSKIEGESGQVYDWPKSTYIAEPPFFGNDFSMEPAASIPSVKGARALGIFGDSVTTDHISPAGSIKEDSPAGKWLKENGVQKADFNSYGSRRGNHDVMMRGTFANVRIKNLMIPAKADGTRVEGGLTIHQPSGEQQSIYDAAMQYIAADTPTVVFAGEEYGTGSSRDWAAKGTQLLGVKAVIARSFERIHRSNLVGMGVLPLQFKGSDSVQSLGITGDETYDIEGLGDDFKPQQDVTLVINRKNGETQRVQVLLRIDTPIEVDYYKHGGILPFVLRSLLAA
- a CDS encoding DUF1801 domain-containing protein → MSATDLQPSERIDALIAGIADWRGPLFADLRQTILAADDGIVEEWKWMGSPVWSRDGMIAVANAHKGKVKLTFMHGAHLPDPGGLFNDGLEGNARRAIDFFEGDRIDKRALKTLVRAAIEYNRTHLKKNARGAGAGAKARGDKAA